Proteins encoded together in one Halothermothrix orenii H 168 window:
- the greA gene encoding transcription elongation factor GreA produces the protein MANEVLLTQEGYEKLEKELDYLVNVKRRQVAKRIKVAREFGDIGENSEYDDAKNEQAFIEGRIKEIENMLRNARIIKDEEVTGDTVNLGTTVKLKDRSTDEVFSYTIVGSAEADPLNFKISNESPIGKAIIGHKIGDVVKVEVPSGIMEYEILAIEKTKKT, from the coding sequence ATGGCAAACGAAGTTTTATTGACCCAGGAAGGTTATGAAAAATTGGAGAAGGAACTTGATTATCTGGTTAATGTCAAGCGGCGTCAGGTTGCCAAACGTATTAAGGTTGCCAGGGAGTTCGGTGACATCGGTGAGAATTCCGAGTATGATGATGCCAAAAACGAGCAGGCCTTCATTGAAGGTAGGATCAAGGAAATAGAAAATATGCTGAGAAATGCCAGAATTATAAAAGATGAAGAAGTAACAGGGGATACAGTTAACCTGGGAACTACTGTTAAATTAAAGGATAGATCAACCGATGAGGTTTTCTCATATACAATTGTTGGTTCAGCTGAAGCTGATCCTCTTAACTTTAAAATATCAAACGAATCACCTATTGGGAAAGCTATAATTGGACATAAAATTGGTGATGTTGTAAAAGTTGAAGTACCTTCTGGTATTATGGAATATGAGATTCTTGCTATTGAAAAAACAAAAAAAACATGA
- a CDS encoding Mur ligase family protein — protein MVMERKEDLPAFTDITCDSREVKPGYAFVAITGFKNDGHNFIEEAINKGASVIFTEKEIKSRSGIPIVRVKDSRSILGKLAAEFYNYPSRKLKLIGVTGTNGKTTTTHLIYHLLNYKGKNSGLIGTVKVDTGKRTIPGNLTTPEPVTLQKYLDEMVKHNLNYACMEVSSHGIKLKRITGSQFAIKVGTNITVDHFDLHSDFSDYVQVKKSFLEDKNPHTLVLLNNDDHYLSSFGNIAKNQIGYGITTNTDITAENINYSGITTDFVYSLNKSIKTSQGNKIGPMKVPINLKIPGEHNIYNALVAITIGLYYGLTPEKIQDFFGQFRGIWRRFQVIYNKDFAIIDDCAHNPGSYGAVFKTVSQLKYKNLLIVNAIRGNRGAQINKGNAETIGKWLKKFHNYYLLTTNCNDVVKPIDKVSPEEEKVFLQALDKNNIKYSHLDQLKPALKNVLDKVTPDDIILLLGAHAMDEAGDMILEMIKE, from the coding sequence ATGGTAATGGAAAGAAAGGAAGACCTCCCTGCCTTTACAGATATAACCTGTGATTCAAGAGAAGTAAAACCGGGATATGCTTTTGTAGCCATAACGGGGTTCAAAAATGATGGACATAATTTTATTGAAGAAGCTATTAATAAAGGGGCCAGTGTCATATTCACGGAAAAGGAAATAAAATCCCGGAGTGGTATTCCCATCGTCCGGGTTAAAGATAGTCGCTCTATACTGGGAAAGCTGGCAGCTGAATTTTATAATTACCCATCCCGCAAATTAAAACTGATAGGTGTTACCGGAACAAACGGGAAAACAACAACCACCCACCTGATTTATCATTTACTTAACTATAAAGGTAAAAATTCAGGGCTAATAGGTACAGTAAAAGTCGATACCGGTAAGAGAACAATACCCGGAAACTTAACAACACCTGAACCGGTTACCCTACAAAAATATCTTGATGAAATGGTAAAACACAATCTTAATTATGCCTGTATGGAAGTCTCCTCCCATGGTATCAAATTAAAGAGGATTACCGGTAGTCAATTTGCAATAAAAGTTGGTACTAACATTACAGTCGACCATTTTGACCTTCATTCAGACTTCTCTGATTATGTCCAGGTAAAAAAATCCTTTCTGGAAGATAAAAACCCCCATACCCTTGTTTTATTAAATAATGATGACCATTATTTAAGTTCTTTTGGTAATATCGCTAAAAATCAAATTGGGTATGGGATTACCACAAATACAGATATTACAGCAGAAAATATTAATTACAGCGGAATTACTACTGACTTTGTTTACTCACTAAATAAATCAATAAAAACCAGCCAGGGTAATAAAATAGGACCGATGAAGGTCCCTATTAATCTTAAAATACCTGGAGAACATAACATTTATAATGCCCTGGTAGCTATAACAATTGGCCTCTATTATGGTTTAACACCTGAAAAAATCCAGGACTTTTTTGGCCAGTTCAGGGGAATCTGGCGGAGATTCCAGGTGATTTACAACAAAGATTTTGCAATTATAGATGACTGTGCCCATAATCCCGGTAGCTATGGAGCAGTTTTTAAAACAGTAAGCCAGCTCAAATATAAAAATCTATTAATTGTTAATGCTATCAGAGGAAACAGAGGAGCCCAGATCAATAAAGGAAATGCAGAAACAATAGGAAAGTGGCTTAAAAAATTTCACAATTACTATTTGTTAACCACAAACTGTAATGATGTTGTTAAACCAATTGATAAGGTTAGCCCTGAGGAAGAAAAAGTTTTCCTGCAGGCCCTGGACAAAAACAATATTAAATATAGCCATCTCGATCAATTAAAACCTGCCTTAAAAAATGTTCTGGATAAGGTTACACCCGATGATATAATTCTCCTACTGGGGGCCCATGCTATGGATGAAGCCGGTGACATGATTCTAGAGATGATCAAGGAATAA
- a CDS encoding type III pantothenate kinase, protein MILAIDVGNTNTVMGIYKKDKLIQHWRISTDKNKTPDEYGILFLNLFNSANVNYKRIDGIILSSVVPPLVRILKKMTTRYFNLEPLVVGPGIRTGINLKMDNPREVGADQVVNAVAAYHKYGGPLIIVDFGTATTFCAVSERGEYLGGAIAPGIGISAEALYSYAAKLPRVEFKTPGQAIGKNTVAGMQSGIIYGFVGLVEALVKRFKDELKETPEVIATGGLVSLIASETDEIDKVDPFLTLDGLYYIAKINGIVE, encoded by the coding sequence ATGATATTGGCAATTGATGTCGGAAATACTAACACAGTGATGGGTATCTATAAAAAAGATAAATTGATTCAGCACTGGCGTATTTCCACTGATAAAAATAAAACACCTGATGAATATGGTATCTTGTTTTTGAATCTCTTTAATTCGGCCAATGTAAATTATAAAAGAATAGACGGAATTATACTTTCCAGTGTAGTTCCTCCTCTGGTAAGAATATTGAAGAAGATGACAACACGGTATTTTAATTTAGAACCACTGGTAGTAGGGCCCGGTATCAGGACCGGGATTAACTTAAAAATGGATAACCCCCGTGAGGTCGGGGCCGACCAGGTAGTAAATGCAGTGGCAGCTTATCATAAATATGGTGGTCCCTTAATTATAGTTGACTTTGGTACCGCAACTACCTTCTGTGCTGTATCTGAACGGGGGGAATACCTCGGCGGGGCTATTGCGCCCGGTATTGGGATTTCAGCTGAAGCTCTATATTCCTATGCTGCTAAATTGCCCCGGGTAGAATTTAAAACCCCCGGCCAGGCCATTGGAAAAAATACTGTTGCCGGGATGCAGTCTGGTATTATATATGGGTTTGTCGGGTTAGTTGAGGCCCTTGTTAAAAGGTTTAAAGATGAGCTTAAGGAAACTCCTGAAGTTATTGCTACCGGGGGTCTGGTTAGTTTAATTGCATCTGAAACAGATGAAATTGATAAAGTAGATCCCTTTTTAACCCTTGACGGACTCTACTATATTGCCAAAATAAACGGAATTGTGGAGTGA
- a CDS encoding secondary thiamine-phosphate synthase enzyme YjbQ: MFKEFHVKTTGRVQLIDITDKVRDCLNEAGIENGILTVFTPHTTAAITINENADPDVKRDIISEINKVIPFDDNYKHLEGNSAAHIKSSLFGVSESIIINNKRMRLGRWQGIYFCEFDGPRRRKVYVQIIGK; this comes from the coding sequence ATGTTTAAAGAATTCCATGTAAAAACAACAGGGAGGGTTCAATTAATTGATATCACAGATAAAGTCAGGGACTGTCTCAACGAAGCAGGAATAGAAAATGGTATATTAACGGTTTTTACTCCCCATACCACTGCTGCTATAACCATAAATGAAAATGCTGATCCCGATGTAAAAAGAGATATTATTTCTGAAATAAATAAAGTAATTCCCTTTGATGATAATTATAAGCACCTGGAAGGAAATTCTGCTGCTCATATAAAAAGCAGTCTGTTTGGTGTTAGTGAGAGCATTATTATAAACAACAAGAGGATGAGACTGGGGCGCTGGCAGGGTATTTATTTCTGTGAGTTTGATGGTCCCCGCCGGCGAAAAGTATATGTCCAGATTATTGGTAAATAA
- the lysS gene encoding lysine--tRNA ligase, which translates to MTEGNIEDFNELIAQRLENKKELEKNGIKTYGEKYPVSNHAREIEDNFEEFEGKKVSLSGRIMAKRTHGKASFADIQDVTGKIQLYVKVDIVGEKEYELFTGLDIGDIIGVTGEVFKTRRGQISVKVHSFRLLTKSLRPLPEKWHGLRDKELRYRQRYLDLIVNPEVRKTFITRSKIIREIRKYLEDKGFLEVETPMMHPIAGGANARPFITHHNALDIDLYLRIAPELYLKRLIVGGFERVFEINRNFRNEGMSYKHNPEFTMLELYQAQADYHDMMDLTEDLIYNVAKKVLGTTKISYQGQEIDLTPPWNRVTMVEAVKEHTGVDFNEIKSDEEARKAAEGLGIELEGKPSRGKVLNEIFEEKVEDKLVQPTFIMDYPIEVSPLAKRKDDNPDFTYRFEAFINSWEIANAFSELNNPIDQRERFEEQVKQRAQGDDEAQMMDEDYVRALEYGMPPTGGLGIGIDRLIMVLTDSPSIRDVILFPTMRPEK; encoded by the coding sequence ATGACTGAAGGAAATATTGAAGATTTCAATGAATTAATTGCACAGAGGCTGGAAAATAAAAAGGAACTTGAAAAAAATGGTATAAAAACCTATGGAGAAAAATACCCTGTTTCCAATCATGCCAGAGAAATAGAAGATAATTTTGAAGAATTTGAAGGGAAAAAAGTATCTCTGTCCGGTAGGATTATGGCCAAGAGGACCCATGGAAAGGCTTCATTTGCTGATATTCAGGATGTGACCGGGAAAATCCAACTCTATGTTAAAGTTGATATTGTTGGTGAAAAAGAGTATGAATTGTTTACCGGCCTGGATATAGGCGATATTATCGGGGTTACCGGCGAAGTATTCAAGACCAGGCGGGGACAAATTTCAGTCAAGGTACATAGTTTTCGCCTGTTGACTAAGTCTTTGCGTCCTTTACCTGAAAAATGGCACGGGTTAAGGGATAAGGAATTAAGGTATCGTCAGCGGTATCTTGATCTTATCGTAAATCCTGAAGTCCGTAAAACTTTTATTACCAGGAGTAAAATCATCCGGGAAATTAGAAAATATTTAGAAGATAAGGGCTTCCTTGAGGTTGAAACCCCCATGATGCATCCTATTGCCGGGGGTGCCAATGCCCGACCTTTTATTACCCACCACAATGCACTGGATATAGATTTATACCTGAGGATAGCACCTGAACTGTATCTGAAAAGGTTAATTGTTGGTGGTTTTGAAAGGGTCTTTGAAATTAATAGAAATTTCCGTAATGAGGGTATGTCCTATAAACATAACCCTGAATTCACCATGCTCGAACTTTATCAGGCCCAGGCAGACTACCATGATATGATGGATTTGACAGAAGACCTGATTTATAATGTAGCCAAAAAGGTTCTGGGGACTACTAAAATAAGTTACCAGGGGCAGGAAATTGACCTGACTCCTCCCTGGAACCGGGTAACCATGGTTGAGGCTGTGAAGGAGCATACCGGGGTGGATTTTAATGAAATAAAAAGTGATGAAGAAGCCCGGAAAGCTGCTGAGGGTCTTGGAATTGAGCTTGAAGGAAAACCAAGCCGGGGTAAGGTTCTAAATGAAATTTTTGAAGAAAAGGTAGAAGATAAGCTTGTTCAGCCTACCTTTATTATGGATTACCCAATTGAAGTTTCACCTCTTGCTAAAAGGAAAGATGATAATCCTGACTTTACTTATAGATTTGAGGCTTTTATTAATTCCTGGGAGATTGCCAATGCCTTTTCAGAATTAAATAATCCGATAGATCAGAGAGAAAGGTTTGAGGAGCAGGTAAAACAGAGGGCCCAGGGTGATGATGAAGCTCAGATGATGGATGAAGATTATGTCCGGGCTCTGGAGTATGGTATGCCTCCAACCGGAGGACTCGGTATTGGAATTGACCGGTTAATTATGGTGTTAACCGATTCTCCTTCAATCAGGGATGTTATCCTGTTCCCTACCATGAGACCAGAAAAATAA
- the dusB gene encoding tRNA dihydrouridine synthase DusB, which produces MKIGNLIVENPIILAPMAGVTDYPFRQISREMNCQLIYTEMVSSKGLIYGNRKTRDLMDFDRGKKGLIGIQIFGGDPETMARAAVQIKNHYRPDLIDINMGCPTPKIVKNGSGAALMKVPERAKRVMEAVASAVDIPVTVKIRMGWDHSHVNAVDIAKIAEEVGLKAVAIHGRTREDFYRGEANWDIIREVKREVTIPVIGNGDVFTPEDAKKMMEETGCDGVMVARGVRGNPWLLKRAYYLVKKGEHLPGPTWEERINMAIKHLDMAVAYYGEKVAIPRMRKHIGWYLKGLPGNSDIKDRVNKMNCYQGVKEVLIKYRTELGQKEKNNTFIP; this is translated from the coding sequence ATGAAGATCGGCAACCTGATTGTAGAAAACCCCATTATCCTGGCTCCAATGGCAGGTGTTACTGATTATCCTTTTCGTCAAATTTCCCGGGAAATGAACTGCCAGCTAATTTATACAGAAATGGTTAGTAGTAAGGGTTTAATATATGGTAATCGTAAGACCAGGGATTTAATGGATTTTGATAGAGGGAAAAAAGGACTTATCGGGATTCAGATTTTTGGGGGAGATCCTGAAACCATGGCCCGGGCAGCGGTACAGATAAAAAATCACTATAGACCGGATTTAATAGACATAAATATGGGTTGCCCAACCCCCAAGATAGTTAAAAATGGATCTGGAGCTGCATTAATGAAAGTTCCTGAGCGGGCCAAAAGAGTGATGGAGGCAGTAGCATCAGCTGTTGACATTCCGGTTACTGTTAAGATACGTATGGGGTGGGACCATAGCCATGTAAATGCTGTAGATATAGCTAAAATTGCCGAAGAGGTTGGATTGAAGGCGGTTGCTATTCACGGGAGAACCCGGGAGGATTTTTATAGGGGAGAAGCCAACTGGGATATAATCAGAGAGGTAAAAAGGGAAGTAACTATACCTGTTATTGGAAATGGGGATGTGTTTACCCCTGAAGATGCTAAAAAGATGATGGAAGAGACCGGATGTGATGGAGTTATGGTGGCCCGGGGGGTAAGAGGAAACCCCTGGCTTTTAAAGCGGGCATATTATTTAGTAAAAAAGGGGGAACATTTACCCGGTCCCACCTGGGAAGAAAGAATTAATATGGCTATAAAACACCTTGATATGGCAGTGGCTTATTATGGAGAAAAAGTTGCTATACCCAGGATGAGGAAACATATTGGCTGGTATCTTAAAGGGTTACCGGGTAACAGTGATATTAAAGACAGAGTAAACAAAATGAATTGCTACCAGGGGGTTAAAGAGGTCTTGATTAAATATAGAACAGAACTGGGTCAGAAAGAAAAGAATAATACTTTTATTCCTTGA
- a CDS encoding BMP family lipoprotein, with product MKRSNLILTILIVAIIIAGAVYYLNQGEEEQAVKDTFKVGMVTDVGGLGDQSFNDAAYRGLKRAEEELGIEIEVVESNAMTDYVPNLSSLAEQDYDMVWAIGFLMMDALNQVAEMYPDTTFGLVDAVVDKPNVASVTFKEEEGSFLVGLIAGKMTETGKVGYVGGMEMPLIQKFQAGYEAGVKAANPDAEIMIGYTGAFDDPAAGKELALTQFGQGADIIYHASGACGIGVIEAAEEKGLYAIGVDSPQAHLAPENVLTSMVKRVDVAVYNEVKSLYEGNFEPGHKIYGLAENGVGPSEHANEMVPEDVMELVEEYKEKIINGEYTVPTKPEDVE from the coding sequence GTGAAAAGGTCAAATCTAATTTTGACTATTTTAATTGTTGCTATTATTATTGCCGGTGCAGTTTATTATTTAAACCAGGGTGAAGAAGAACAGGCTGTCAAGGATACATTTAAAGTTGGCATGGTAACAGATGTCGGGGGTCTGGGTGACCAGTCCTTTAATGATGCTGCTTACCGTGGTTTGAAGAGAGCAGAGGAAGAACTGGGTATCGAAATAGAAGTCGTTGAGTCCAATGCCATGACAGATTATGTACCCAACCTGAGCAGTCTTGCTGAACAGGATTATGACATGGTCTGGGCTATTGGCTTTTTAATGATGGATGCCCTAAACCAGGTTGCCGAGATGTATCCTGATACTACCTTTGGTCTCGTTGACGCTGTGGTTGATAAGCCCAATGTAGCTTCTGTTACCTTTAAAGAAGAAGAAGGTTCTTTCCTTGTTGGATTAATTGCCGGTAAAATGACTGAAACCGGAAAGGTTGGTTATGTTGGTGGTATGGAAATGCCGTTAATCCAGAAATTCCAGGCTGGATATGAGGCCGGAGTAAAGGCTGCTAACCCTGATGCCGAAATTATGATTGGCTACACTGGAGCTTTTGATGATCCTGCTGCCGGTAAAGAACTGGCTCTTACCCAGTTTGGTCAGGGTGCCGATATCATTTATCACGCTTCTGGTGCCTGTGGTATCGGAGTTATTGAGGCTGCTGAAGAAAAAGGTCTGTATGCTATTGGTGTAGATTCACCCCAGGCCCACCTGGCTCCGGAAAATGTCCTGACCAGTATGGTAAAACGGGTTGATGTTGCTGTTTATAATGAGGTTAAATCTCTTTATGAAGGCAATTTCGAACCAGGTCATAAAATTTATGGGCTTGCTGAAAACGGTGTTGGCCCCAGTGAACATGCCAATGAAATGGTTCCTGAGGATGTAATGGAACTTGTAGAGGAATATAAAGAAAAGATTATTAACGGTGAATATACAGTACCAACTAAACCTGAAGATGTAGAATAA
- a CDS encoding S1C family serine protease gives MSRSKRKIMLFAIILAVVFTTGIFVGSHYELTPTKIYADQENGSLVENNEENPADQDKIVITDTNIFADIAAKVDAGVVKVTSYTKVQGGQYSDPFFNDPFFRYFFGDQLPYPEQQPRLEEGFGTGFIVSKDGYIVTNEHVIHGAEKIEVTIKGFDKPVPAEIAWSDFSLDLAVLKVNVDRDLTPIKLGDSDKIRPGDWVIAIGNPFGFEHTVTIGVVSALGRPIQIPTQDGQVRTYRNLIQTDAAINPGNSGGPLLNIDGEVIGINTAVSAQGQGIGFAIPANEVKEIVNDLKTKGEVIRPWIGIYMNKITPDVKEYFNLDNTEGAIIVGVVENSPAAEAGIKPYDIIKEIDRKPVNTPEDVVNIVKNKKVGDKVLLKILRNGDPRLIFVEIGKRPNQF, from the coding sequence ATGTCCCGGAGCAAAAGGAAAATAATGTTATTTGCTATAATTCTGGCTGTTGTTTTTACAACTGGTATCTTTGTCGGTTCACATTATGAATTAACCCCTACCAAAATTTATGCAGACCAGGAAAATGGCAGTTTAGTTGAAAACAATGAAGAAAATCCTGCTGATCAGGATAAGATTGTTATAACTGATACCAATATTTTCGCCGATATAGCGGCCAAAGTTGATGCCGGAGTTGTTAAAGTAACTTCATATACTAAAGTTCAGGGTGGGCAGTATTCAGACCCCTTTTTTAATGATCCTTTTTTCCGCTACTTCTTTGGTGATCAATTGCCTTATCCCGAGCAACAACCGCGACTTGAAGAAGGCTTTGGTACCGGATTTATTGTATCAAAAGATGGTTATATTGTTACCAATGAACATGTAATCCATGGAGCCGAAAAGATAGAAGTTACTATAAAGGGTTTCGATAAACCCGTGCCTGCAGAAATAGCCTGGTCTGACTTTAGCCTCGACCTGGCGGTTTTAAAGGTTAATGTAGATAGGGATTTAACCCCGATTAAACTTGGTGATTCAGATAAGATAAGGCCAGGTGACTGGGTTATTGCCATCGGTAATCCGTTCGGGTTTGAACACACCGTAACCATTGGTGTAGTCAGTGCCCTGGGTCGCCCCATTCAGATTCCAACCCAGGATGGGCAGGTAAGAACCTATCGGAATCTGATCCAGACCGATGCTGCTATTAACCCCGGTAACAGTGGTGGTCCTCTCCTGAATATAGACGGAGAAGTTATTGGAATCAACACTGCTGTAAGTGCCCAGGGCCAGGGTATTGGTTTTGCCATTCCGGCCAATGAGGTTAAGGAAATAGTAAATGACCTTAAAACCAAAGGGGAAGTTATCAGACCCTGGATTGGGATTTATATGAATAAAATAACACCAGATGTTAAAGAATACTTCAACCTTGATAACACAGAAGGAGCTATAATTGTCGGTGTTGTTGAAAATAGTCCGGCTGCTGAAGCAGGGATAAAACCATATGACATTATTAAAGAAATTGACCGCAAACCCGTTAATACCCCGGAAGATGTTGTTAATATAGTTAAAAACAAAAAAGTAGGAGATAAAGTCCTCCTCAAAATCTTAAGGAATGGGGACCCGAGATTAATCTTTGTTGAAATTGGTAAAAGGCCAAATCAATTTTAG
- a CDS encoding biotin--[acetyl-CoA-carboxylase] ligase: MNKKEIELVKILHNNNGKFISGENISDTLGVSRTAVWKYIKNLRKKGYIIESVPRRGYHLVEVPDKITVTEVLAGLKTNLIGKEVRVFSSIDSTNNKARELAKGGASGGTIVIAEEQTGGKGRLGRKWYSPPYTGLWFSVIVRPHLPSNRAPFLTIITSLVVKKAINKLGIEVLIKWPNDILIRGKKVCGILSEIMATPDVINTAIIGIGINVNQDSFPSKIPLATSLKQVCGHNVNRIELLQDILMEFENYYNRLKDGCYRDLVTEWKNSMDILGKEVDIVAGNEIISGKVVSISRRGELVLIDPDGNKHLFWAGDVTLRQKD, encoded by the coding sequence TTGAATAAAAAAGAAATAGAACTGGTTAAAATATTACATAATAATAATGGTAAATTTATCTCCGGTGAAAATATAAGTGATACCCTTGGAGTTTCACGTACTGCCGTCTGGAAATATATAAAAAATCTGCGGAAAAAGGGTTATATTATAGAATCAGTTCCCAGGCGTGGTTATCATCTGGTTGAGGTTCCCGATAAAATTACAGTAACTGAAGTCCTCGCCGGCCTGAAAACAAACCTGATTGGTAAAGAGGTCAGGGTTTTTTCAAGTATAGATTCAACAAATAATAAAGCACGAGAACTGGCCAAAGGGGGTGCCAGTGGAGGAACAATTGTTATTGCTGAAGAACAGACAGGTGGCAAGGGGAGACTGGGGAGGAAATGGTATTCCCCACCATATACCGGTCTCTGGTTTTCTGTAATAGTCAGGCCCCATCTTCCTTCAAACAGGGCTCCATTTTTAACTATTATAACCTCACTGGTAGTTAAAAAAGCAATTAACAAACTGGGGATTGAAGTTTTAATAAAATGGCCCAATGATATTTTAATCAGGGGTAAAAAGGTCTGTGGTATTCTATCTGAGATTATGGCAACTCCTGATGTAATCAATACAGCTATAATCGGGATAGGTATTAATGTAAACCAGGATAGTTTTCCTTCAAAGATACCTCTGGCGACTTCTCTTAAACAGGTCTGTGGCCATAACGTAAACCGTATTGAACTACTTCAGGATATTTTAATGGAGTTTGAAAATTACTATAATAGACTTAAAGATGGATGTTATCGGGACCTGGTTACAGAGTGGAAAAATTCAATGGATATTCTGGGTAAAGAGGTTGATATAGTGGCCGGTAATGAGATTATTTCTGGTAAAGTGGTTTCAATATCCAGGAGAGGAGAACTGGTTTTAATAGACCCTGATGGGAATAAACATTTATTCTGGGCCGGGGATGTAACCCTCAGGCAAAAAGATTAA
- a CDS encoding NAD(P)H-binding protein — MNKFAFIIHPLELDDVARKFSWASKVPDYIVEKFVRTLPAIKASHITGIRSKTGKEVEGYFVVCPLTSEQMLKLPADKVIKKIIKAGKKAEKLGAQIIGLGAFTSVVGDKGITVAKALDVPVTTGNSYTVATAIEGTKLAARKMGHDIKKARVTVVGATGSIGRAVSLILGEDIKHLSLVARDEKKLSALQEEVLEVNPELDVSYSTDVSEAVRESQIVISASGAVKALIDADDLQPGTVVCDVARPRDVAERVGRERDDVLVIEGGIVEVPGPVNFNFNFGYPPKTSYACMAETMILTLEERFENYSLGPVLELKKVKESLKLAKKHGFKLAGLRSFERPLSEKQIALIRENAEEKMSAVF, encoded by the coding sequence ATGAATAAGTTTGCTTTTATAATTCACCCCCTTGAACTGGATGATGTTGCCCGGAAGTTTAGCTGGGCTTCTAAAGTTCCCGATTACATAGTTGAGAAATTTGTCAGGACTTTACCGGCCATTAAGGCTTCTCATATAACCGGTATCAGGTCAAAAACAGGCAAAGAGGTGGAAGGGTATTTTGTTGTCTGCCCCTTGACATCTGAACAAATGCTTAAATTACCGGCAGATAAGGTTATTAAAAAGATAATTAAAGCCGGCAAAAAAGCCGAGAAACTGGGTGCCCAGATTATTGGTCTCGGGGCTTTCACATCAGTGGTTGGTGATAAAGGAATTACAGTTGCAAAGGCCCTGGATGTTCCGGTTACTACTGGTAACAGCTATACTGTAGCTACTGCCATAGAAGGCACCAAGCTTGCGGCCCGCAAAATGGGACATGATATTAAAAAGGCGAGAGTTACTGTGGTAGGAGCCACCGGTTCCATCGGCAGGGCTGTAAGTTTAATACTGGGGGAGGATATTAAACACCTGAGCCTGGTAGCCCGGGATGAGAAGAAATTGTCAGCCCTCCAGGAAGAAGTACTGGAAGTAAATCCTGAATTAGATGTCTCCTATTCAACAGATGTATCAGAAGCTGTCAGGGAGTCCCAGATTGTTATCAGTGCTTCCGGTGCCGTTAAGGCCTTAATAGATGCTGATGATTTACAACCGGGAACAGTAGTATGTGATGTAGCCCGTCCCCGTGATGTAGCTGAAAGGGTAGGACGGGAACGGGACGATGTTCTAGTAATTGAGGGTGGAATTGTTGAAGTTCCGGGACCCGTTAACTTTAATTTTAATTTTGGTTATCCTCCTAAAACTTCATATGCCTGTATGGCTGAAACCATGATTTTGACCCTGGAAGAGAGATTTGAAAACTATAGCCTCGGGCCTGTTCTGGAACTGAAAAAGGTTAAAGAATCACTTAAACTGGCTAAAAAACATGGTTTCAAACTGGCTGGATTGAGGAGTTTTGAACGGCCACTTTCTGAAAAGCAAATTGCTTTAATAAGGGAGAACGCGGAGGAGAAAATGAGTGCAGTATTTTAG
- a CDS encoding transcriptional regulator has protein sequence MVGLDFFRVGDKVIYKKKIERTITKILKMREKGLSQSKVAGEINVERSFISRLESIGEVRKGEKIALIGFPIANKQEITEIAKKNGVEFILLLTEEERWDFIKNKSSLEIFNLLMEILTRLKEFDLLIFLGSDMRLDLVDKLMDGKIVGIELGNSPLKENIYVDPDRIEEIIKNFSIDD, from the coding sequence ATGGTTGGATTGGATTTCTTCCGGGTTGGGGATAAGGTTATATATAAAAAGAAAATAGAAAGAACAATAACCAAAATTTTGAAGATGAGGGAAAAGGGGTTGTCCCAGTCAAAAGTAGCCGGGGAGATTAACGTTGAAAGGAGTTTTATTTCCCGGCTGGAAAGTATCGGTGAAGTAAGAAAGGGAGAAAAAATAGCCCTGATAGGCTTTCCTATTGCCAATAAACAGGAAATAACTGAAATTGCTAAAAAAAATGGTGTCGAGTTTATTTTGCTTTTAACCGAAGAAGAAAGATGGGATTTTATAAAAAATAAGAGTAGTCTTGAAATATTTAATTTGCTTATGGAGATTTTAACCAGACTTAAGGAATTTGATTTATTAATATTCCTGGGTTCCGATATGCGCCTGGATCTGGTTGACAAACTTATGGATGGTAAAATAGTAGGGATTGAGCTGGGTAATTCTCCCCTGAAAGAAAATATATATGTTGATCCGGACCGGATCGAAGAGATAATTAAAAATTTTTCTATTGATGATTAA